A genome region from Tolypothrix sp. PCC 7712 includes the following:
- a CDS encoding Crp/Fnr family transcriptional regulator has product MSSLSSAERSLLPMQSPSSFSEASRPFLTWQRILDWAQEHYRCRTFSKDERIPARPGLLYLVQRGAIRMVGTAQVSATASQLTSRRINRTPEEAFLGFVGAGQPFEIVAQSPFTLQAYAHVDQTAVLWMYWHDLDNWPHFRREVMDAFRYQHQRKLLWLSALGQRRTIDRLLGFLTLLIEEYGEPAMSETDPDVIRGYCLPFPLTHAQIGSAIGSTRVTVTRLMGKLRQRGLILTQGDNLICLPAESINRAS; this is encoded by the coding sequence ATGTCGTCTTTGTCTTCAGCCGAACGCTCTTTGTTACCTATGCAATCTCCATCCTCTTTTTCCGAGGCTTCACGTCCGTTTTTGACTTGGCAACGAATTCTTGATTGGGCTCAAGAACACTACCGCTGCCGCACCTTCAGCAAAGATGAGCGCATTCCAGCTCGCCCTGGATTGCTATATTTGGTGCAAAGGGGTGCAATCCGCATGGTAGGAACCGCCCAAGTCAGTGCTACTGCTAGTCAGTTAACATCTCGACGCATTAACAGAACCCCAGAAGAAGCTTTCTTGGGTTTTGTTGGAGCCGGACAACCGTTTGAAATTGTTGCTCAATCTCCATTCACACTCCAGGCTTACGCTCATGTAGACCAAACAGCGGTGCTGTGGATGTACTGGCACGACCTAGATAACTGGCCCCACTTCCGTCGCGAAGTTATGGATGCCTTCCGCTATCAGCACCAACGTAAGTTGCTCTGGCTGAGTGCGTTGGGACAACGCCGCACAATTGACCGACTCTTAGGATTCCTCACCTTGTTAATTGAGGAATACGGCGAGCCGGCAATGAGCGAAACTGACCCCGATGTCATTCGTGGCTATTGTTTACCTTTCCCCTTGACCCATGCCCAAATTGGTAGTGCCATCGGTTCAACTCGTGTTACCGTTACCCGGTTGATGGGCAAATTACGTCAGCGTGGCTTAATCCTGACCCAAGGGGATAATTTGATTTGCTTACCAGCAGAGTCGATTAACAGAGCTAGCTAA
- a CDS encoding DALR anticodon-binding domain-containing protein, translated as MTENRYIGDKAVFIDNYVHLNLLVSKYTAIKRLIYSHLRKSLSVYTCNPELESIRYAKFPLYKGRDDKRILYISGVALKLEKSQNQKSLDIAQAIAANLSELDGDVFRIEIVPPGWIHLELTHPALAAWLQNIAIGIFRERKIASNENPPVSNPRRLFAVQYAHARCCSLLQQAQREGLIKLQEVLLDTEKNIDLQKTSLSNSTSADWSVTFPSPIPWLDSEEKLRLNHSAEGRLINELVQVVDDLECHAINSTVNWEQAALNLSQAWENFWRECRIWGKVKTTSPELAQARLGLLMVTQSVFKLLLEEKLGLFALREL; from the coding sequence ATGACAGAAAATCGATACATTGGCGATAAAGCTGTCTTCATCGATAATTACGTGCATTTGAATTTACTAGTTAGCAAATACACAGCTATAAAACGGTTAATATACAGTCACCTACGGAAATCACTGAGTGTTTATACCTGTAACCCAGAATTAGAAAGCATAAGATATGCGAAATTTCCTCTATATAAAGGTAGAGATGATAAAAGAATTTTATATATTTCGGGTGTAGCACTCAAGTTAGAAAAATCTCAGAATCAAAAATCTTTAGATATAGCTCAGGCGATCGCTGCTAATTTATCAGAGTTGGATGGGGACGTTTTTCGTATCGAAATTGTTCCCCCTGGCTGGATTCATTTGGAATTGACTCACCCTGCTTTAGCGGCTTGGTTACAAAATATTGCTATAGGAATTTTTAGGGAACGGAAAATCGCCAGCAATGAAAATCCTCCCGTTAGCAATCCAAGACGCTTATTTGCTGTACAATATGCCCATGCACGCTGTTGTTCCCTGTTGCAACAGGCGCAGCGAGAAGGATTAATTAAACTGCAAGAAGTGCTTTTAGATACAGAAAAAAATATTGACCTGCAAAAAACATCACTCAGCAATTCAACATCAGCTGATTGGAGTGTTACCTTTCCCAGTCCTATACCTTGGCTAGATAGCGAAGAAAAACTTCGCCTCAATCACTCAGCTGAAGGTCGTCTGATTAATGAGTTAGTGCAAGTGGTAGATGATTTAGAGTGTCATGCTATTAACAGCACAGTTAACTGGGAACAAGCTGCACTGAATTTAAGCCAAGCCTGGGAAAACTTCTGGCGCGAGTGCCGCATTTGGGGCAAAGTCAAAACTACCTCACCAGAACTAGCTCAAGCCAGATTGGGATTATTGATGGTGACTCAATCTGTGTTCAAGTTATTACTAGAAGAAAAACTGGGGTTGTTTGCTCTCAGAGAATTATGA
- a CDS encoding Cof-type HAD-IIB family hydrolase, translating into MSKASAQNFVSSDHQAVAQAEIKLLVLDIDGTISGKSNTISKPVKRAIAAAQAKGIQVAIATGRMYRSALRFHETIGSVLPLAAYQGAWIQDPATQKIHRHLTVSREIAHQLLDYFEQPELRSLLSVHFYINDQLYVRELTRETKIYAQRSGITAIPVGDLRQVLTNEPTKVLALCDDTDVIDSILGNLRSQYTPAELYLTTSVATFFEAAHASVNKGTAVRYLAEELLGLQAANVMTIGDNFNDVEMLEYAGIGVAMGNAPAGVQAIAQWVAPTVEEDGAAVAIEQFLLS; encoded by the coding sequence ATGTCTAAAGCATCTGCTCAGAATTTTGTGTCTAGTGATCATCAGGCTGTAGCTCAAGCAGAAATTAAACTACTGGTTTTAGATATCGATGGTACGATTTCTGGCAAGTCTAACACTATCAGTAAACCTGTAAAACGAGCGATCGCCGCCGCACAAGCAAAAGGAATTCAAGTGGCGATCGCAACTGGTCGAATGTATCGTTCAGCTTTGCGCTTCCACGAAACTATTGGCTCTGTCTTACCCTTAGCAGCTTATCAGGGTGCTTGGATTCAAGACCCCGCTACCCAAAAAATTCATCGTCATTTAACTGTTTCTCGGGAAATTGCTCACCAGCTACTAGATTATTTTGAACAGCCAGAGTTGCGATCGCTGTTGTCTGTGCATTTTTATATCAATGACCAACTTTATGTCCGTGAATTAACTAGAGAAACCAAAATCTACGCTCAACGTTCTGGAATTACCGCTATTCCTGTAGGTGATTTGCGTCAAGTTTTAACAAATGAACCAACAAAGGTCTTAGCTTTGTGTGATGACACCGATGTCATAGACAGCATATTAGGCAATTTACGCAGCCAATACACCCCGGCTGAACTTTATCTCACAACATCAGTTGCAACCTTCTTTGAGGCGGCTCACGCCTCTGTAAATAAGGGAACTGCGGTGCGTTACCTAGCTGAAGAATTACTAGGATTACAAGCTGCTAACGTTATGACTATTGGAGATAACTTCAATGATGTGGAAATGTTAGAGTATGCGGGTATTGGTGTGGCTATGGGCAATGCTCCTGCTGGAGTGCAAGCGATCGCTCAATGGGTAGCGCCTACTGTAGAGGAAGATGGCGCTGCTGTAGCAATTGAACAATTTTTACTATCCTAA